One genomic segment of Kocuria rhizophila DC2201 includes these proteins:
- a CDS encoding HIT family protein yields the protein MSSVFTKIIEGELPGRFVWADEQCVAFLSIQPLAQGHVLVVPRREVDAWINLPEELATHLMTVSRAIGRAVDAAFSPKRVGLMIQGFEVPHTHLHVWPTNSIEEFDFANVDRDPDAALMDESARRIREALVAQGHEDTVPSQR from the coding sequence GTGAGCTCAGTGTTCACCAAGATCATCGAGGGCGAGCTGCCCGGCCGCTTCGTCTGGGCCGACGAACAGTGCGTCGCGTTCCTGTCCATCCAGCCGCTCGCCCAGGGCCACGTGCTCGTGGTCCCGCGCCGGGAGGTGGACGCGTGGATCAACCTCCCCGAGGAGTTGGCCACCCATCTCATGACGGTGTCCCGGGCCATCGGCCGGGCTGTGGACGCCGCCTTCTCCCCGAAGCGCGTGGGCCTCATGATCCAGGGCTTCGAGGTGCCCCACACCCACCTGCACGTGTGGCCCACCAACTCGATCGAGGAGTTCGACTTCGCGAACGTGGACCGGGACCCGGACGCCGCGCTCATGGACGAGTCCGCCCGCCGGATCCGCGAGGCACTCGTGGCCCAGGGTCACGAGGACACGGTGCCGTCGCAGCGCTGA
- the hrpA gene encoding ATP-dependent RNA helicase HrpA, whose translation MTEPLATPRIVYPDNLPVSARREDIMSAIRENQVVVVAGETGSGKTTQLPKMCLELGLGERGLIGHTQPRRIAARSVAERIAHELGERVGATVGYQVRFTSEVGRDSRIKLMTDGIMLAEISHDPTLSRYNAIIIDEAHERSLNIDFLLGYLRRLLPQRPDLKVVITSATIDPQRFAEHFAQPDPEHPEAEPVPAPVIEVSGRTYPVEIRYRPLTQERSGDGGPDEEDTGDGLADEDRDPIDAVCDAVVELSREPRGDILVFFAGEREIRDAQDALQKVIDSHRSLAGTQILPLFGRLSMAEQNRVFSQSSHRRIVLATNVAETSLTVPGIKYVVDPGTARISRYSARTKVQRLPIERISQASAKQRSGRSGRTSDGVCIRLYSEEDFESRPEFTDPEILRTNLAAVILQMISVGVVREPGDILDFPFVQKPDPRAVKDGVVLLQELGALRGPGASAEHDDAASPPARRSRGGRRGRGRKGGARGPLTRTGEILAALPVDPRLGRMIVEADRRGCAREVLVLTAALTVQDPRERPLEKRQAADEFHARFKDKTSDFLSYGLLWQYLQEQQAELSSSQFRKLCRREYLNFLRIREWQDLYAQLRQIARQSGIDVGGSREIDVAAHQDDVHKSLLSGLLSNIGVRDERSREYRGARGTRFAIFPGSALFKKSPDWIVSAELVETSRLWARTNAAIQPEWAEEIAPSLVKRSYSEPHWSRSRGAVMASEKVTLYGLPLVSERPVLFSSIDPELSRELFIRHALVEGDWQTRHTFVKRNRKALAEVEELENRMRRKDLRVDDQVLFDFYDARVPANVVSQRHFDAWWKKARHQDEHLLDLTPEDLIAPEAPALDTDSFPRSWHVHSPEGDLSLDLDYEFAPGTDTADGVTVRIPVLFLDRLAPEQFEWHIPGLRVELVTALIKSLPKAVRRNFVPAPDTAAAAVRRLDEEFDPPSGSLLEALATVLRRMRGHPVQASDFHPETLPPHLRMRFEVRDARSAVLGRGDDLTELKQRLRPRVREALAQSLGQAAAQLYDAAGTSASAASGGDDDAAPGSRRGRRSGRDDRKGRGSARPDERAASSASLERTDLRAWPEPDPPRSVETTVAGQTVTGYPTLVAVAPEKPGSTEPPRVDLRILSDPEEQRAAQRDGVIALLQRVLPSVHRYVVDHLSQRERLIFTQNPHGSVEALIHDCTGAAIDRLVPHDPPFTRAEFDRLAEHVRAELIDTVFDVTALVTTALTEATTVRKRLKKPGSLGAVPAFTDMAEQVDRLIHPGFVARTGWQALQHLPRYLAGVNARLDKLSGHLQRDAVAMQTVHELEAAYRAALDTVPPTVPTPAALREIRWDLEELRVSFFAQELGTAHTVSEKRLRKKLRELG comes from the coding sequence TGCCCAAGATGTGCCTCGAGCTGGGCCTGGGCGAGCGCGGTCTGATCGGGCACACCCAGCCGCGCAGGATCGCCGCGCGCTCGGTCGCGGAGCGGATCGCCCACGAGCTCGGCGAGCGCGTGGGTGCCACCGTGGGCTACCAGGTGCGGTTCACGTCCGAGGTGGGCAGGGACTCCAGGATCAAGCTCATGACGGACGGCATCATGCTGGCCGAGATCAGCCACGACCCCACGCTCTCGCGCTACAACGCGATCATCATCGACGAGGCCCACGAGCGCTCGCTCAACATCGACTTCCTGCTGGGCTACCTCCGCCGGCTGCTTCCCCAGCGGCCGGACCTGAAGGTGGTCATCACCTCCGCGACCATCGACCCCCAGCGCTTCGCGGAGCACTTCGCGCAGCCGGACCCCGAGCACCCGGAGGCCGAGCCCGTGCCGGCGCCGGTCATCGAGGTCTCCGGGCGCACCTACCCGGTGGAGATCCGCTACCGCCCGCTCACGCAGGAGCGCAGCGGTGACGGCGGGCCGGACGAGGAGGACACCGGGGACGGCCTCGCGGACGAGGACCGGGACCCGATCGACGCCGTGTGCGACGCCGTGGTGGAGCTCTCCCGGGAACCGCGCGGGGACATCCTCGTGTTCTTCGCGGGTGAGCGCGAGATCCGCGACGCGCAGGACGCGCTGCAGAAGGTCATCGACTCCCACCGCTCCCTGGCCGGGACCCAGATCCTCCCCCTGTTCGGGCGGCTGTCCATGGCGGAGCAGAACCGGGTGTTCTCGCAGTCCTCCCACCGCCGCATCGTGCTGGCCACCAACGTGGCGGAGACGTCCCTGACGGTCCCCGGCATCAAGTACGTGGTGGATCCCGGCACCGCTCGCATCTCGCGGTACTCGGCGCGCACCAAGGTCCAGCGCCTGCCGATCGAGCGGATCTCGCAGGCGTCGGCCAAGCAGCGGTCGGGCCGCTCCGGGCGCACCTCGGACGGTGTGTGCATCCGGCTGTACTCGGAGGAGGACTTCGAGTCCCGCCCCGAGTTCACGGACCCCGAGATCCTGCGCACCAACCTGGCCGCGGTGATCCTGCAGATGATCTCCGTGGGCGTGGTCCGGGAGCCCGGCGACATCCTGGACTTCCCGTTCGTGCAGAAGCCGGACCCGCGCGCCGTCAAGGACGGCGTGGTGCTGCTGCAGGAGCTCGGTGCCCTGCGCGGGCCGGGCGCCTCTGCGGAGCACGACGACGCGGCGTCGCCGCCCGCGCGCCGGTCCCGTGGCGGACGCCGGGGCCGTGGCCGGAAGGGCGGAGCCCGCGGCCCGCTGACCCGCACCGGTGAGATCCTCGCGGCCCTGCCCGTGGACCCGCGTCTGGGTCGGATGATCGTGGAGGCGGACCGCCGCGGCTGCGCGCGCGAGGTGCTCGTGCTCACGGCGGCCCTGACCGTCCAGGACCCGCGGGAGCGTCCACTCGAGAAGCGCCAGGCCGCTGACGAGTTCCACGCCCGGTTCAAGGACAAGACCAGCGACTTCCTCTCCTACGGGCTGCTGTGGCAGTACCTGCAGGAGCAGCAGGCCGAGCTGTCCTCCTCGCAGTTCCGCAAGCTGTGCCGGCGCGAGTACCTGAACTTCCTGCGCATCCGCGAGTGGCAGGACCTCTACGCGCAGCTGCGCCAGATCGCCCGGCAGTCGGGCATCGACGTGGGCGGTTCCCGGGAGATCGACGTGGCCGCGCACCAGGACGACGTTCACAAGTCCCTGCTCTCGGGGCTGCTCAGCAACATCGGCGTGCGGGACGAGCGCAGCCGCGAGTACCGGGGCGCGCGCGGCACGCGGTTCGCGATCTTCCCGGGCTCCGCACTGTTCAAGAAGTCCCCGGACTGGATCGTCTCCGCCGAGCTGGTGGAGACCTCCCGGCTGTGGGCCCGCACCAACGCGGCGATCCAGCCCGAGTGGGCGGAGGAGATCGCGCCGTCGCTGGTGAAGCGCTCCTACTCCGAACCGCACTGGTCCCGCTCGCGCGGTGCCGTGATGGCCTCCGAGAAGGTCACGCTCTACGGGCTGCCGCTGGTCAGCGAGCGCCCCGTGCTGTTCTCCTCGATCGACCCCGAGCTCTCCCGGGAGCTGTTCATCCGCCACGCCCTGGTGGAGGGCGACTGGCAGACGCGCCACACCTTCGTCAAGCGCAACCGCAAGGCGCTCGCGGAGGTCGAGGAGCTCGAGAACCGGATGCGCCGCAAGGACCTGCGCGTGGACGACCAGGTCTTGTTCGACTTCTACGACGCCCGGGTCCCCGCGAACGTGGTCTCGCAGCGCCACTTCGACGCGTGGTGGAAGAAGGCCCGCCACCAGGACGAGCACCTGCTGGACCTCACCCCCGAGGACCTCATCGCGCCCGAGGCCCCGGCCCTGGACACGGACTCGTTCCCGCGCTCGTGGCACGTGCACTCCCCCGAGGGGGACCTCAGCCTGGACCTGGACTACGAGTTCGCCCCGGGCACGGACACCGCGGACGGTGTCACGGTGCGGATCCCCGTGCTGTTCCTGGACCGGCTCGCCCCCGAGCAGTTCGAGTGGCACATTCCCGGCCTGCGGGTGGAGCTGGTCACCGCGCTGATCAAGTCCCTGCCCAAGGCCGTGCGCCGCAACTTCGTGCCGGCCCCGGACACCGCGGCCGCGGCCGTGCGCCGGCTGGACGAGGAGTTCGACCCGCCCTCCGGCTCGCTGCTCGAGGCCCTCGCCACGGTGCTGCGCCGGATGCGCGGGCACCCCGTGCAGGCCTCCGACTTCCACCCCGAGACGCTGCCCCCGCACCTGCGGATGCGCTTCGAGGTCCGGGACGCCCGCAGCGCGGTGCTCGGCCGCGGGGACGACCTCACCGAGCTCAAGCAGCGGTTGCGTCCGCGCGTGCGCGAGGCCCTCGCGCAGTCGCTGGGGCAGGCCGCCGCCCAGCTCTACGACGCCGCGGGCACCTCCGCGAGCGCGGCCTCCGGCGGGGACGACGACGCCGCGCCCGGTTCGCGGCGCGGCCGGCGCTCCGGTCGCGACGACCGCAAGGGCCGGGGCAGTGCGCGCCCGGACGAGCGGGCGGCGTCGAGCGCGTCCCTGGAACGCACCGACCTGCGCGCGTGGCCCGAGCCGGATCCGCCCCGCAGCGTGGAGACCACCGTGGCCGGCCAGACGGTCACCGGCTACCCCACGCTCGTGGCCGTGGCGCCGGAGAAACCGGGGAGCACGGAGCCCCCGCGCGTGGACCTGCGGATCCTGAGCGACCCCGAGGAGCAGCGCGCGGCCCAGCGCGACGGCGTGATCGCGCTGCTGCAGCGCGTGCTGCCCTCCGTGCACCGCTACGTGGTGGACCACCTCAGCCAGCGCGAGCGGCTGATCTTCACCCAGAACCCCCACGGCTCCGTGGAGGCCCTGATCCACGACTGCACCGGTGCGGCGATCGACAGGCTGGTGCCCCACGACCCCCCGTTCACCCGGGCGGAGTTCGACCGGCTGGCCGAGCACGTGCGGGCGGAGCTCATCGACACGGTCTTCGACGTCACGGCGCTCGTGACCACCGCGCTCACGGAGGCGACCACGGTGCGCAAACGGCTGAAGAAACCCGGATCCCTGGGCGCGGTGCCCGCGTTCACGGACATGGCGGAGCAGGTGGACCGGCTCATCCACCCCGGTTTCGTGGCACGCACCGGGTGGCAGGCCCTTCAGCACCTGCCCCGCTACCTGGCCGGGGTCAACGCCCGGTTGGACAAGCTCTCCGGTCACCTGCAGCGCGACGCGGTGGCCATGCAGACGGTTCACGAACTCGAGGCAGCGTACCGTGCCGCCCTGGACACCGTGCCGCCCACGGTGCCCACCCCCGCGGCGCTCCGGGAGATCCGCTGGGACCTGGAGGAGCTGCGGGTCTCGTTCTTCGCGCAGGAACTGGGCACCGCGCACACCGTCTCGGAGAAGCGGCTGCGGAAGAAGCTGCGCGAGCTGGGCTGA